The window TGCAGAAGTCCTTTAGGAGATGaaagaaatatataaaaattcgtTTACATGATTGCAAATGGCTAATTAATGCGCCATTTCACTTGATCAACCTCTccttcgatgaaaaaaaattgcaagattTTCGTCGGTTATAGTTTTTCCTCTGGAAGTTCCATCAGATATCGTTTTACCACTCAATTACCGAATTCACGAGTTCCAACCATCGACTCTCGCACTTAATTCCCAGGTCAGTTCGTGGAGTAAACGCTGGTTCACCCACATATTCCTGGTAGTTGTGGTCTTCCTGTACAGCGTAGCCGGAGCATTCCTCTTCATCTACGTCGAGGGCGGTCAGGAGACGAAGTTGGAGCGTTCAATACACGAGGACAGGTACAAGAACTCCTCGGAGTTCGCACTCAtcttattataaaaaaattgaaaagaaaatcgttcaaaaaatttcaaggaatAAAACCGTATGGGAGATTCGCGATTTGTGCGAGACGAAAGATATTTTTGATCAACGGGACCTATGGCATGGTCACGTAGCCAACAGAATCGAGGATTACGAGGGCAAACTGAGGAATCACTTCAAATATGGATTTATGAATACGAAGGAAGACGTCTGGACATTTTGGAATGCTGTTTTTTATTGTGGAACAATTTATACGACCATCGGTAAGACAAATCTACGAGTTTTACTCGTCATAACGTCAGACATTTCTCAATTCCTTCgcaaaaatttcatcatttcccCCTGAATCCCTCCATTTTTCATGCCTTCACGTGAATTACTTTTTCACCCTATTAAGTCTCACGGGAATACAACATtcagatgaaaaatgaataaataattcatctgcTGAATAAGCTCTTTTTATAGATCCCCAACGATTCCCAGAATTACACCAAAAATTTGCCTTCGACGAACTACAAAccgcaaataaaaaaacctcAAAGACCCCCTAAACCCCAAACAAGTcgataattttattgcaaaattcCCAACCCTGTCCCTCGTATTGAATCTCCCCATCCGAGCAaaatcccctccccctctcccactAATTATTCCCGCATATTTCTCCCCCcgaaatgcgaaaaaaaaatcagaagaagaattcaaacaaaaattcgGTGATCCCACGCGTTCCACTATTTCGAGAATCAGTGCGACACATTACGTAAGTGGAAAATACAGAAGTGAAAGATAAAAGCGAAAGATGAGCCATCCAAAAATTCAGTGTAATTCGGCCTGAGTGACACCATGtgcaaatgaaattattcatttcaccCCCGACTGCATCCTAATAATGGACGATTAAGACCAATGAGCGAGTGCTCAACGTTTTTCAACTAAATAAATCGTCTGTAACATTAAATCGGCGAGTGACAGTGGTCCATAGGACCTCCCGCGAACGTCTCTCGCAAGAAAATAAGAAGGAAACGAGGGTACGTGGTAGCGGGTGTCGAGTGGTGGGAGCTCGAGCTTTATTTTCGTCCGCCTCGACGCATCTCCGTGGGACACTGGTAATGTTCCGTCGAACTGAGCTTTTGAGCATATCACCTCCGTAACCCAGTgttatttcattaataaataacgAAGTAAAAAGTGTCATCGCAATGGAGGAGAGTTACGCGGTGCACAGACGTCGTAAAGCAGCGGCATCAGCGAGAAAACGTGAGAAAACCCCGGAGGCACGACCGGTTGATGATGATGTTGACGATGAGGAGGATACCGAGGCTAGGGAAGCTCGTGCGCGAATGGAACGAATGGTGGAGGACACAGAGCGTATGGAGGCACTTGCCAATGAGGCGCCAGATAAACCGGGTGACATTATTGATGACAACAAACCTGACCCGATTACACCAACCAGGCAAAATCAAGACAATACATTTGACGATTCAAAGACGGGGGAAATTGCTAACGAAAATAGAATGGAATCTGTTAGACGTGTTCGAGACACATCCAGAAGACGTGCCAAACGATCGCAGGAGCGATTCAGCACCGGTGGCTCAAGCGCTGATGATGATAAATCAAGTAAGAGCGAGGCTGAGAGAaatgagaggaagagagagaagaGACCGAGACGATTGAGAAAAGAGTCGTCGAGACGAAGTGATTGTAACGATCCCACACGATCGCCAAGATATACCGAACCGGTTCCACCACCCAGAGGTGGTAAATCACCCGGGGAAATGGCATCTGAGACAGCCACATCGCATCGTAAACATCATTTTGATGACTACAATAAGACGAAGGGGAGTAAGTCAACATCAGGGGAGACTGTCAGGTCGTCTCGGGATGAAGAAGGGGGTGGGACACCGAGTGTTGATATTTCATCACGAGGGGGGAAACAGACTGCTCCACTTGGCAATAACAGCCTGAGGGAGGATCTGACATCACCAGGAGTCGGTAGATCGCAGGGAGACGAAACAGTCACTTCGCGTCGTAAATCAAATCACTCGGAGGATTCCAATAGTCCGAAGGGGACTAAGTCGTCATTGGAGACTGTCAGGTCGCGATCGAGGAGGTCATCTTGCTCGGAAGATGCTGGACAGAAGACCAGGGAGGGTCTTCAGAGGGAGGATGAGTCCGGTCTGGCGCAGCGCAACGATGGTAGTGCTTCACAGGGAGGTGGGAGAGATCGGGGGGATGAAACGTCTTCCTCGCGTCGTAAACATCATTCTGATGAATCTAATAATGGAAAAGGGAGTAAGGGGACTTCGGAGGCTGTCAGATCGCGATCGCGAAGGTCGTCTTGCTCTGAAGATCCTGGACAGAGGACGAGGGAGACTCTTCATCGGGAGGAAGAGGCCAGTTTGACGCAGCGTAGGGGTAGCATTCCTTCTCGTGGAGTCAAACAAATTATTCCTCTCAGCAATGACAGCTTGATTCATGACCTTGAGATAGCTCAACAGCTGTACGGAAGACGGGAGATCGGTATTTTGGATGCCGACGGTGAAGACTACGTCAGTCCCAAGATGGAGGCTGCTTtgaggaggaggaagaggcACAAGAGCAAAATTGAGGTGGGGGATGTGCGCGGGGGTAAGGGTGATGTCAAGGATGGGGAGGATGTTAAGGGCTCGTGGCTGTGGTCCTGGGTCAAGTTTTGGAGGGGAAAGAAGGAGAAGGTGGATGTGCCAATGGATGACGTACCACCGGCGGATGAGGCTGCAccagtggagaaaaaaatcgagaataaGGGGGGGAAAGTTAAGGGAACGTCGAAGTTCCTGGAGTACGTCAGGATATCCTCGGATTTGAGGGCGGAATTTGGTATTTACGTCGCCCAGAACACGAGGCAGACCGATGTCCTGAGGAAACTCAGGAATCGGTGTATTGCTGAGTTGATTATCATGATTATTTACTGCGGTCTTGGAGCTTTCGTTTTTCGATTCACCGAGGGAGCTTTTGAACAGTTCTACAAGTGCGGGGTTAAGAGGGTGAAGCGGGATTTTTTGGACAGCCTGTGGAATTACAGTCACAATTTGAGGGAGGACGATTGGAAGAGCATGGCTAGAAGAAAATTGAAGGAGTTTGAGGAGCAACTCTATGAGGCTTATGACGCAGGACTTCATACTTACAGTGGACAGAAAACCTGGAGTTTTCTTAATgctttcgtttattgtctgACGGTTGTTACTACTATTGGTGAGCAGCTGGGGCATATTATTGGGTTGATAgttgtgatttttttgagaaatatttttatcgggGATGTGAGGGAAACTAGGTCACCAGGATCCTTGGTGATTCTGTTGAGATGTTATTCCTAATGATTAATTCTCGAGCGGAATCATCTCCTCTTGATGAATCAATAAAcattgaaatgagaaaaatttagtTTTACGCTCCCCCACTGAACGAAAAACCCCACACGCGGTGGAATCTGCACACCAtcgacaaattatttttatccctGTGTTCTAGGCTACGGTCACATATACCCTACAACGTCCACTGGCCAAGCGATGACCATAATCTACGCAATTTTTGGTATTCCCatgtttttaataattctcGCTGATTTCGGTAAATTATTCACCCGAGGGATGAAGTTCCTTTGGGCATTTGTGAGACGGGTGTACTACACGGGGAGTTGCCGAAGGGTCAGGAGAACTGCCCCAGTTCAGGTAATCAATTGGCTCCGCACGTATCGCactcgtgaaaaatatttcactgaaaaacttacgttttgattttttaaccgGAGTTGATATGATTTTCAGGAAGTGATGAAGGGGGTTCAATTGGTCTACGATTTTGCGACATTTCGTCGTCCCTCCCAGATGAATCCGGAGGAGATTGAAGAGATGAATCGACAGACAGTCCCTCAGACAACGATCAGTCTCGATGGCAATACACCACTACCTCAGCCTGATACACCGGGCACACCAGCATTCTCGGCCTTTGAAATTGATGATGAGTTCAATCTGCCAATTTCTGTCGCTATCACTCTACTCCTCGCGTATATATTCGTCGGAGCTACTGCATA of the Diachasmimorpha longicaudata isolate KC_UGA_2023 chromosome 13, iyDiaLong2, whole genome shotgun sequence genome contains:
- the LOC135168265 gene encoding uncharacterized protein LOC135168265, with amino-acid sequence MEESYAVHRRRKAAASARKREKTPEARPVDDDVDDEEDTEAREARARMERMVEDTERMEALANEAPDKPGDIIDDNKPDPITPTRQNQDNTFDDSKTGEIANENRMESVRRVRDTSRRRAKRSQERFSTGGSSADDDKSSKSEAERNERKREKRPRRLRKESSRRSDCNDPTRSPRYTEPVPPPRGGKSPGEMASETATSHRKHHFDDYNKTKGSKSTSGETVRSSRDEEGGGTPSVDISSRGGKQTAPLGNNSLREDLTSPGVGRSQGDETVTSRRKSNHSEDSNSPKGTKSSLETVRSRSRRSSCSEDAGQKTREGLQREDESGLAQRNDGSASQGGGRDRGDETSSSRRKHHSDESNNGKGSKGTSEAVRSRSRRSSCSEDPGQRTRETLHREEEASLTQRRGSIPSRGVKQIIPLSNDSLIHDLEIAQQLYGRREIGILDADGEDYVSPKMEAALRRRKRHKSKIEVGDVRGGKGDVKDGEDVKGSWLWSWVKFWRGKKEKVDVPMDDVPPADEAAPVEKKIENKGGKVKGTSKFLEYVRISSDLRAEFGIYVAQNTRQTDVLRKLRNRCIAELIIMIIYCGLGAFVFRFTEGAFEQFYKCGVKRVKRDFLDSLWNYSHNLREDDWKSMARRKLKEFEEQLYEAYDAGLHTYSGQKTWSFLNAFVYCLTVVTTIGYGHIYPTTSTGQAMTIIYAIFGIPMFLIILADFGKLFTRGMKFLWAFVRRVYYTGSCRRVRRTAPVQEVMKGVQLVYDFATFRRPSQMNPEEIEEMNRQTVPQTTISLDGNTPLPQPDTPGTPAFSAFEIDDEFNLPISVAITLLLAYIFVGATAYNIWEDWNFFQSFYFVFISMSTIGFGDFVPKHPIYMMCSIVYLVFGLALTSMCINVVQVMLSDSFKQASQKIGATIGFEVAVDDGSIQTTAPPPVEVADVHATIREDDEYNEKKQAPKAKEEDVDL